One Microbacter margulisiae genomic window carries:
- a CDS encoding right-handed parallel beta-helix repeat-containing protein translates to MKREPKIYLLLCLLSISATLLGINIYISPTGNDNSGGSIQAPYATLYRALWQARELRRLHKVSVKDTVHIILKGGTYPLYEPLVIRPEDNGTKTSPTIIENAHNEQPIISGGIAITGWEKSGNFQVASVPEFNGNKVNFRQLWINGRKAVRARNVSDFNKMDRILGFNKQTRTLWIPASSVRGLTNIPHTELDLLQMWEVANLRIKSIRFHGDSAGVTFHNPESQIEFEHPWPHPMIQKGNNSPFYLTNNIAFLDQPGEWYYDQDQSKIYYLPRKGEDMNNVKAVIPVLQTLIEIKGTPDHPVQYIQFKGIGFEYAGWTRPSEKGHVPLQAGMDILEGYSLKPPGALGNKNKGLENQAWIKRQPASVSLTDTRNITIKQCKFEHLGACGLDIISGSKFTTVKGCLFRDIAGNGMQIGSFDDNGSIETHMPYHPADKRTVCSDQRIMDNYITNVSNEDWGCVGIAAGFVKNIYIEHNEINDVSYTGISLGWGWTKSPNCMRNNHVIANYVHHYAKHMYDVAGIYTLSAQPKTIIEDNVVDSIYTPSYAHDPNHWFYLYTDEGSSYITIKNNWTPAERFLKNANGPGNVWKNNGPTVSDSIKEHAGLEKKYRFLQKEF, encoded by the coding sequence ATGAAGAGAGAGCCTAAAATTTATCTGTTGCTTTGCTTATTAAGCATATCGGCAACCTTGTTGGGAATCAATATTTACATCTCCCCGACCGGGAATGACAATTCGGGAGGGTCAATCCAGGCGCCATATGCAACGTTATACAGGGCTTTATGGCAAGCCCGCGAGCTACGTCGTTTGCATAAGGTGTCGGTAAAAGATACAGTCCATATTATCCTGAAAGGAGGAACTTATCCTCTTTATGAACCGCTTGTTATTCGTCCTGAAGACAATGGGACAAAAACTAGTCCTACAATCATTGAAAATGCCCATAATGAGCAGCCCATAATCAGTGGAGGAATCGCAATAACAGGATGGGAAAAATCAGGAAATTTCCAGGTTGCTTCTGTACCGGAATTTAACGGAAACAAGGTCAACTTTAGACAATTATGGATTAATGGGCGTAAAGCTGTCAGAGCGCGTAATGTATCCGACTTCAATAAAATGGATCGGATATTAGGATTTAACAAACAAACCAGAACGCTCTGGATTCCGGCATCTTCAGTCCGGGGATTGACCAATATTCCGCATACCGAACTTGACCTTCTCCAGATGTGGGAAGTGGCTAACTTGCGCATTAAATCCATCCGGTTTCATGGAGACTCTGCCGGGGTAACCTTTCACAATCCTGAATCTCAAATAGAATTTGAACATCCATGGCCGCATCCGATGATTCAAAAAGGGAATAACTCACCGTTCTATTTGACAAATAATATAGCATTTCTGGATCAACCGGGCGAATGGTATTATGATCAAGATCAGTCTAAAATCTATTATTTGCCTCGTAAAGGGGAAGATATGAATAATGTCAAAGCTGTAATTCCTGTCCTACAAACGCTGATCGAGATAAAAGGGACGCCGGATCATCCGGTTCAATATATTCAGTTCAAAGGGATTGGATTTGAATATGCAGGCTGGACACGTCCTTCTGAAAAAGGGCACGTTCCTCTGCAAGCGGGAATGGATATATTGGAAGGATATTCCTTAAAGCCTCCGGGAGCATTAGGAAATAAAAATAAAGGACTTGAAAATCAGGCATGGATAAAACGACAACCTGCTTCGGTATCCTTAACCGACACCCGGAACATAACCATTAAACAATGCAAGTTTGAGCATTTGGGAGCATGCGGGCTGGATATTATTTCAGGATCAAAATTCACGACGGTAAAAGGATGCCTCTTCCGCGATATAGCAGGAAACGGCATGCAGATCGGTTCTTTTGACGATAACGGATCGATAGAAACCCATATGCCCTATCATCCTGCCGACAAACGTACCGTATGTTCTGATCAACGTATTATGGATAATTACATTACGAATGTCTCTAACGAAGATTGGGGCTGCGTCGGGATTGCTGCCGGGTTTGTCAAAAATATTTATATTGAACATAATGAAATAAATGATGTTTCATACACCGGAATTAGTTTAGGATGGGGTTGGACAAAAAGTCCCAATTGCATGAGAAACAATCATGTTATCGCCAATTATGTTCATCATTATGCAAAGCACATGTACGATGTCGCAGGAATATACACTCTTTCGGCACAACCAAAAACGATTATCGAGGACAATGTGGTGGATAGTATCTACACACCGTCTTATGCACATGATCCGAATCATTGGTTTTACCTTTACACAGACGAAGGGTCATCCTATATAACGATTAAAAATAACTGGACTCCGGCGGAAAGATTCCTGAAAAACGCAAATGGGCCGGGAAACGTCTGGAAAAACAACGGGCCAACAGTATCTGACAGCATAAAAGAACATGCCGGATTGGAAAAGAAATACCGATTCTTACAGAAAGAATTCTGA
- a CDS encoding alpha-L-rhamnosidase C-terminal domain-containing protein has product MKRTILLVLMSIVMQLTFAQKVATWIYYPGDFEIWLANQVQNRRTDRGTFFPPFWKMDSFYVLVEFSKKVTLAKPEDISLRVEGKYNVKIDDKFLPGFPTKIAIPAGHHLIQVKVYDQANVPAIYVNGTTIKSDSSWLVTYEDKEWIDASGRASDTSTGTVYVNAGSWNFNSPDTPPSHFKLPTTPESPVSMTKKDKGMLYDFGKETFGYVKFNGLRGKGLIHIYYGESPEEALSTHYCETLDSLPVDNRLPKNVTMTDSKAFRYIYIVKDGQLSYHSLSMNYEYLPLQQTGSFKCNDTLINKIWDVSAYTLRLTTREFFLDGIKRDRWIWSGDAYQSYLMNYYSFFNSPAVTRTIYALRGKNPVTSHINTIMDYTFYWFMSIYDYYQYTGDKFFIKQIYPRMKSMMNFCLTRRDANGMMEGLPGDWVFIDWSDFKMSKAGEVSFEQLLFCRSLEVMASCAKLENDTIHEKEYNDLEKGLRSKLFTAFWSNKANAFIQNRVNGIKSTQVTPYTNIFAVLFNYLDSTKTEDIKSGVLLNPNALQITTPYMQFYKLAALCALGEQKHVLNDIRSYWGGMLRLGATTFWEQYNPNEKGAQLLAMYGRPFGKSLCHAWGASPIYLLGKYYLGIRPTTPGYKTYAIEPHLGGLQWMEGTVPTPHGKIYVYYSHTLIKVRSDEGTGVLHFSSLLKPSCENGDIINKGHHQYEMQVQAGRSYTITCK; this is encoded by the coding sequence ATGAAACGAACCATTTTACTTGTTTTAATGTCAATTGTTATGCAACTGACCTTTGCTCAAAAAGTCGCTACATGGATCTATTATCCCGGAGATTTTGAGATTTGGCTGGCAAATCAGGTGCAAAATCGTCGCACCGACCGGGGAACGTTCTTCCCTCCATTCTGGAAGATGGATAGTTTCTATGTACTGGTTGAGTTTTCAAAGAAGGTGACATTAGCAAAGCCAGAAGATATATCGTTAAGGGTAGAAGGCAAATACAACGTCAAAATCGACGATAAATTTCTTCCGGGATTCCCCACAAAAATTGCTATCCCGGCAGGACATCACCTCATTCAAGTCAAAGTTTACGATCAAGCCAATGTCCCGGCTATTTATGTGAATGGTACAACCATTAAATCTGACAGTTCATGGCTGGTAACCTATGAAGACAAAGAATGGATTGATGCATCCGGAAGAGCCTCAGACACTTCGACCGGAACAGTATATGTAAATGCCGGATCATGGAATTTCAATTCGCCGGATACTCCCCCATCTCACTTCAAACTTCCCACGACACCTGAATCGCCGGTTTCGATGACAAAGAAAGACAAAGGAATGTTGTATGATTTTGGCAAAGAGACTTTTGGATATGTGAAATTTAACGGATTACGAGGGAAAGGACTCATCCATATCTATTACGGAGAATCCCCGGAAGAAGCGCTTTCAACCCATTATTGCGAGACATTGGATAGTCTGCCTGTAGACAACAGGTTGCCTAAAAACGTAACCATGACGGATTCCAAAGCTTTCCGTTACATCTATATCGTAAAGGACGGACAATTATCCTATCATTCATTATCGATGAATTATGAATATCTTCCATTGCAACAAACAGGATCCTTCAAATGTAACGATACTTTAATCAACAAAATCTGGGATGTTTCTGCCTATACGTTACGTCTGACAACACGGGAATTCTTTCTCGATGGCATTAAACGGGACCGGTGGATATGGAGCGGCGATGCTTACCAAAGTTATCTGATGAACTATTACAGCTTTTTCAATTCACCGGCAGTAACCAGAACCATATATGCATTACGGGGTAAAAATCCGGTAACAAGCCATATAAACACCATTATGGATTATACTTTTTACTGGTTTATGAGCATCTATGATTATTACCAGTATACGGGGGATAAATTCTTTATTAAACAAATATATCCCCGGATGAAAAGCATGATGAATTTTTGCCTGACAAGAAGAGATGCGAATGGAATGATGGAGGGATTGCCTGGTGATTGGGTCTTTATTGATTGGTCGGACTTTAAAATGAGTAAAGCAGGAGAAGTAAGCTTCGAGCAGTTGCTGTTTTGCCGTAGCCTGGAAGTCATGGCATCATGCGCAAAATTAGAAAACGACACTATTCATGAAAAAGAATATAATGATCTGGAGAAAGGACTCAGATCGAAATTATTCACAGCATTCTGGTCAAACAAGGCAAATGCTTTCATCCAAAACAGGGTCAATGGGATAAAAAGTACGCAGGTAACTCCGTACACCAATATTTTTGCGGTATTGTTCAATTACCTGGACTCAACAAAAACAGAGGATATTAAAAGCGGGGTATTATTAAATCCTAATGCCTTGCAAATTACAACGCCCTACATGCAGTTTTACAAACTCGCCGCGCTTTGTGCGTTAGGCGAACAAAAACATGTTCTTAATGATATCCGAAGCTATTGGGGAGGAATGCTTAGACTGGGAGCAACTACTTTTTGGGAACAATATAATCCGAACGAAAAAGGAGCTCAGCTTTTAGCAATGTATGGCCGACCTTTTGGGAAAAGCCTGTGCCATGCATGGGGCGCCAGCCCAATATACCTGTTGGGGAAATATTATCTTGGCATCAGACCCACCACACCAGGCTATAAAACCTATGCAATAGAACCTCATTTAGGAGGATTGCAATGGATGGAAGGGACAGTTCCCACACCTCATGGAAAAATTTATGTATACTATAGTCATACGCTAATCAAGGTTAGATCCGACGAAGGCACGGGCGTGTTACATTTTTCCAGCCTGTTAAAACCATCATGTGAGAACGGGGATATTATAAACAAAGGTCATCATCAGTATGAAATGCAGGTTCAGGCGGGAAGATCATACACAATAACCTGCA